GCCACGAGAAATGGAAGAGGATAAAGCTAGGATCGAAGCCGCGATATCCGAGCAACTTGGCACCATTTTCCAGATCGAATCCCAGAAGGCTCTGGGGGGAGGCTGCATCAACGACGCCTACTGTCTGCAGGGAGACGGTCATCGCTTTTTCCTGAAATCAAACCGCCCCGATTTCTCATCCGCCTTCAGCAGCGAAGCCGAAGCTCTCAACGAGTTGGCAGACACGCAAACCGTTCGCGTACCAAAGGTGCTCGCCTCCTTTGAAAGCTCAAATAAATCGTACCTGATCCTCGAATACATCGAGCCCGCTCGCAGCGGCTCTAGGGACTGGGCTAAATTGGGCCGGCAGCTGGCTGAGCTTCACAAGATCCAGAAACCTTTCTTTGGCTGGAAAAGGGACAATTTCATTGGGGCGACCCCTCAACCGAACCCGAGAGGCGAGAACTGGGACGAGTTTTTCAAAGAACATCGCCTCAAACGCATGCTAACGCTCTGTCAGAAACTGGGCTACCGCATTCCGGGAGCAGATCAGCTACTACAAACGCTACCTGATTTCTTCGAATCCTACGCGCCCCAACCCTCTCTTCTGCAT
This genomic interval from Pelagicoccus albus contains the following:
- a CDS encoding fructosamine kinase family protein → MEEDKARIEAAISEQLGTIFQIESQKALGGGCINDAYCLQGDGHRFFLKSNRPDFSSAFSSEAEALNELADTQTVRVPKVLASFESSNKSYLILEYIEPARSGSRDWAKLGRQLAELHKIQKPFFGWKRDNFIGATPQPNPRGENWDEFFKEHRLKRMLTLCQKLGYRIPGADQLLQTLPDFFESYAPQPSLLHGDLWSGNVAFDSDGAPFVFDPASYYGDRETDLAFTEFFGGFSPEFYTAYQDAFPLAAGYEKRKILYNLYHCLNHLYLFGSSYSFQAEQMVRQLLE